From Cannabis sativa cultivar Pink pepper isolate KNU-18-1 chromosome 8, ASM2916894v1, whole genome shotgun sequence, a single genomic window includes:
- the LOC115700490 gene encoding DExH-box ATP-dependent RNA helicase DExH18, mitochondrial: MAIGPASSLFRAYASKKHVSRIRVLLCNQYLAQPHPLLTQNSSKTPPFRVQNRSFFKGLIGKKCFGLLSQRDIFLGSDGFDVKPFSSVVDDVDEDTNVKSEGSVSEFDADMGQIVDLDNEIGGNVIACDSVISNEQEDDDDYGVDVEIDENCNSDMVELEKSEGYVHVQYRDPVELYRELRNAEKGAKQRRSDWDTLKEIFNLLGKSGWASDQALAIYIGKAFFPTAVQKFRNFFFKKCSADIAKYLVTLGPSDAAVKFLFPIFIEFCLEEFTSEIKQFKSMIQAADLTKPHTWFPFARAMRRKIIYHVGPTNSGKTYNALQRFMEAKKGIYCSPLRLLAMEVFDKVNALGVYCSLLTGQEKKHVPFSNHVACTVEMVSTDELYDVAVIDEIQMIADPHRGYAWTRALLGLKADEIHLCGDPSVLNIVRKVCSDTGDELCEQHYERFKPLVVEAKTLLGDLRNVRSGDCVVAFSRREIFEVKLAIEKHTDHRCCVIYGALPPETRRQQANLFNDQDNEFDVLVASDAVGMGLNLNIRRVVFYTLSKFNGDKVVPVPASQVKQIAGRAGRRGSRYPDGLTTTLHLSDLDYLIECLKQPFDEVKKLGLFPFFEQVELFAGKLHNSSFCQLLEKFGENCRLDGSYFLCRHDHIKKVANMLEKVPALSLEDRFNFCFAPVNIRDPKAMYHLLKFASSYGQSIPVNIYMGMPKGSASNDKELLDLETKHQVLSMYLWLAQHFKGDNFPYVKKVEAMATDIADLLGKSLVKANWKPEARNAGKPKPQQKADGYERPLSLIKQYDQERHERFLQHKPSEKVIA, from the exons ATGGCAATAGGCCCTGCTTCGTCTCTGTTTCGTGCTTATGCTTCTAAGAAACACGTTTCAAGGATTAGGGTATTGCTATGTAATCAATATCTCGCTCAACCTCACCCTTTGCTAACTCAAAATTCCTCAAAGACTCCACCTTTTCGAGTCCAAAACCGTTCTTTTTTTAAGGGTTTGATTGGTAAAAAGTGTTTTGGATTACTTTCCCAAAGAGATATTTTTCTGGGTAGTGatggttttgatgtgaaacccTTTTCTTCGGTTGTGGATGATGTGGACGAAGATACTAATGTTAAAAGTGAAGGTTCAGTCTCTGAATTTGATGCTGATATGGGGCAAATTGTTGACCTTGATAATGAAATTGGGGGCAATGTGATTGCTTGTGATTCGGTTATTTCCAATGAacaagaagatgatgatgattatgGTGTTGATGttgaaattgatgagaattgtAATTCTGATATGGTTGAATTGGAGAAGAGTGAGGGTTATGTTCATGTTCAGTATCGTGATCCTGTCGAATTGTATCGAGAGCTTCGCAATGCTGAGAAGGGCGCGAAACAGAGACGGTCTGATTGGGATACACtcaaagaaatatttaatttgttggGAAAATCAGGTTGGGCATCTGATCAAGCTCTTGCCATTTACATTGGCAAAGCTTTTTTCCCTACTGCTGTGCAAAAATTTAGAAACTTTTTCTTCAAGAAATGCTCAGCTGATATTGCCAAGTATTTGGTAACTCTTGGCCCATCAGATGCAGCTGTTAAGTTCTTGTTCCCaatatttattgagttttgCTTAGAAGAGTTTACTTCTGAGATCAAACAGTTTAAGAGTATGATTCAGGCAGCTGATCTCACTAAGCCACACACATGGTTCCCTTTTGCACGAGCTATGAGGCGTAAGATCATATACCATGTTGGTCCAACCAACAGTGGTAAAACTTATAATGCCTTGCAAAGATTTATGGAGGCAAAGAAAGGTATTTATTGCAGTCCTCTCAGATTATTGGCCATGGAAGTTTTTGACAAGGTGAATGCTCTTGGTGTGTATTGTAGTCTTCTTACTGGTCAGGAAAAGAAGCATGTTCCATTTTCGAATCATGTTGCTTGCACTGTTGAAATGGTTTCCACAGATGAATTGTATGATGTTGCTGTTATTGATGAAATACAAATGATAGCAGACCCACATAGAGGTTATGCGTGGACTCGTGCATTGCTTGGATTGAAAGCTGATGAGATACATTTGTGTGGAGACCCGAGTGTTCTGAATATTGTTCGTAAGGTCTGTTCCGATACTGGTGATGAGTTGTGTGAGCAGCATTATGAGAGATTTAAACCATTGGTTGTGGAAGCAAAGACACTCCTAGGTGATCTTAGGAACGTTCGGTCTGGAGACTGTGTGGTTGCATTCTCTAGAAGAGAGATATTTGAGGTTAAATTGGCTATTGAGAAGCACACTGATCACAGATGCTGTGTAATATATGGTGCTTTGCCACCAGAAACTCGTAGGCAGCAAGCGAATTTGTTTAATGATCAAGATAATGAATTTGATGTTCTTGTTGCAAGTGATGCAGTGGGAATGGGCCTGAATCTTAATATTAGGAGGGTTGTATTTTATACCTTATCGAAATTCAATGGTGATAAGGTTGTTCCAGTTCCAGCTTCCCAGGTGAAGCAGATTGCTGGAAGAGCTGGTCGAAGGGGAAGCCGCTATCCCGATGGACTTACTACCACATTGCATTTAAGTGATCTAGATTACTTAATTGAGTGTCTGAAGCAACCTTTTGATGAAGTTAAGAAACTGGGACTCTTTCCTTTCTTTGAGCAGGTTGAGCTGTTTGCAGGAAAACTCCACAACTCTTCATTCTGCCAGCTACTTGAAAAATTCGGTGAAAATTGCCGTCTTGATGGATCATATTTCTTGTGTAGACATGATCATATCAAAAAGGTTGCAAACATGTTGGAGAAGGTTCCCGCGTTATCACTTGAGGATCGATTCAATTTTTGCTTTGCCCCGGTTAACATCAGGGACCCAAAGGCTATGTATCATCTTCTGAAGTTTGCTTCCTCATATGGTCAGAGTATTCCAGTCAATATTTATATGGGCATGCCTAAGGGTTCTGCTAGTAATGACAAAGAGCTCTTGGATCTTGAGACTAAGCATCAAGTTTTGTCTATGTATCTGTGGTTGGCACAACACTTCAAGGGAGATAATTTTCCATATGTGAAGAAAGTTGAGGCAATGGCTACAGATATTGCTGACTTATTGGGGAAATCTCTTGTTAAAGCTAATTGGAAACCTGAGGCAAGAAATGCAGGGAAACCAAAGCCTCAACAGAAGGCAGATGGTTATGAAAGGCCATTGTCACTCATTAAACAATATGATCA GGAAAGACACGAAAGGTTCCTACAACACAAGCCGTCAGAGAAAGTAATTGCTTAG
- the LOC115700780 gene encoding putative NAC domain-containing protein 94, with protein sequence MEENIKNNEIMLPGFRFHPTDEELVGFYLNRKIQQHPLPLPIELIKQVDIYKYDPWDLPNLGSSTGEKEWYFYCPRDRKYRNSARPNRVTGAGFWKATGTDRPIYSSDGTKCIGLKKSLVFYRGRAAKGMKTDWMMHEFRLPSLTDSTTTTTTPSPSKNHKLFDKSFPAHDAWAICRIFKKTNSMAQRALSHSWVSSPLQGIITPGDLLMSQTPNFTHFSPQNIHLPNSTPTFTAQEISPYKPPINSFPNGEFPNEFMFSPPSEGQTKSTTFDSASMLLIPESTVDEFNGFSVNMHTTMETISPEEEDLSGLKKNPEETEVNNQWGSIRSIGFPFNLPQNDINWKPTLFWDTESPSDIMSTSKCYN encoded by the exons ATGGAAGAGAATATTAAGAATAATGAGATTATGTTACCTGGTTTTAGATTTCATCCAACAGATGAGGAGTTAGTTGGGTTTTATCTCAACAGAAAAATTCAACAACATCCTCTTCCTCTGCCTATTGAGCTCATCAAACAAGTTGATATATACAAATATGATCCTTGGGATCTTCCAA ACTTGGGAAGTAGTACAGGTGAGAAAGAATGGTATTTCTACTGTCCAAGAGATAGAAAGTACAGAAATAGTGCTAGGCCTAATAGAGTAACTGGAGCTGGGTTTTGGAAAGCAACAGGTACAGATAGGCCTATTTATTCATCTGATGGAACTAAGTGTATTGGGTTGAAAAAATCACTTGTGTTCTATAGAGGCAGAGCTGCTAAAGGCATGAAAACTGATTGGATGATGCATGAGTTTCGTTTGCCTTCTTTGACAGactcaacaacaacaacaacaacaccatCACCATCTAAGAATCATAAGCTTTTTGATAAAAGCTTTCCTGCCCAT GATGCATGGGCTATATGTAGGATATTCAAGAAGACAAACTCAATGGCACAAAGAGCTCTTTCTCATTCTTGGGTGTCTAGTCCTTTACAAGGAATTATTACACCAGGGGACTTACTCATGTCTCAAACTCCAAACTTTACTCATTTTAGTCCTCAAAATATTCACCTACCCAACTCAACACCCACTTTTACAGCTCAAGAAATCTCTCCTTACAAGCCTCCTATTAACTCTTTTCCAAATGGAGAGTTTCCCAATGAATTTATGTTCTCTCCTCCATCAGAGGGACAAACAAAGTCAACAACATTTGACTCAGCTTCCATGCTCTTAATCCCTGAAAGTACAGTAGATGAGTTCAATGGCTTCTCTGTTAATATGCATACAACCATGGAGACAATATCACCAGAAGAAGAAGACTTGAGTGGTTTAAAGAAAAACCCAGAAGAAACTGAGGTCAATAATCAATGGGGAAGCATTAGATCAATTGGATTTCCTTTCAATTTGCCACAAAATGATATTAATTGGAAACCAACTCTGTTTTGGGACACAGAATCACCTAGTGATATAATGTCCACAAGCAAATGTTACAACTAG
- the LOC115701484 gene encoding protease Do-like 8, chloroplastic yields the protein MRENQKHRDRTGVEKVSTRPPLICPSTESTLYFFGSFQEREKKKMVLLACPLQFHVISSRVSQNHYLGRRQLCFNGVSSSSSSSIDVPSLSPISIQSVENPTKDLSQLLMKITPFTSRRALFSTLFLYSFFHSSRYLAAQALGDPTVTIDEVTPTVIASGELFPTENRIVQLFEKNTYSVVNIFDVTLRPQLNVTGAVEIPEGNGSGVVWDREGHIVTNYHVIGNALTRNPSPGEVVARVNILTSDGVQKNFEGKLIGADRAKDLAVLKVEAPDDLLKPILVGQSSSLKVGQQCLAIGNPFGFDHTLTVGVISGLNRDIFSQAGVTISGGIQTDAAINPGNSGGPLLDSKGNLIGINTAIFTQTGTSAGVGFAIQSSTVAKIVPQLIQFGKAFRAGLNIEIAPDLIANQLNVRYGALVLQVPGNSVAAKAGLLPTTRGFAGSIVLGDIIVAVDNKPVKNKAELYKALDDYNVGDQVILKIQRASDSLELPITLEEKSS from the exons ATGAGAGAGAACCAAAAACACAGGGACAGGACTGGAGTCGAGAAAGTCTCGACCAGACCACCCCTTATCTGCCCCTCTACAGAGTCTACACTATACTTCTTTGGTTCCTttcaagaaagagaaaaaaaaaagatggtcTTGTTGGCATGCCCTCTACAATTCCATGTAATCTCATCACGTGTTTCCCAAAACCACTACTTGGGTCGTAGACAACTCTGCTTCAATGGCGTctcttcttcctcctcctctTCCATTGATGTTCCTTCACTCAGTCCAATATCCATTCAAAG TGTTGAAAATCCCACAAAGGATTTGAGCCAATTGTTGATGAAGATTACTCCTTTCACTTCAAGGCGTGCATTGTTCTCCACTTTGTTTTTGTATTCTTTTTTTCATTCCTCAAGGTACTTAGCAG CTCAAGCTTTAGGAGATCCAACTGTAACCATTGATGAAGTTACTCCTACTGTCATTGCTTCCGGGGAACTCTTCCCTACTGAG AACAGAATTGTCCAACTCTTTGAGAAAAACACATACTCTGTTGTCAACATTTTTGATGTAACATTGCGCCCTCAACTTAATGTAACTGGTGCAGTTgag ATTCCAGAAGGAAATGGTTCTGGAGTAGTTTGGGATAGAGAAGGACATATTGTGACAAATTATCATG TGATTGGCAATGCCCTCACTAGAAATCCAAGCCCTGGGGAGGTTGTTGCACGAGTTAATATTTTAACATCAGATGG GGTACAAAAAAATTTTGAGGGCAAGTTGATTGGCGCTGATCGTGCCAAGGATCTTGCTGTTTTGAAG GTTGAAGCCCCTGACGATCTGTTAAAGCCAATCCTTGTGGGGCAGTCATCTTCACTGAAAGTCGGTCAACAATGCTTGGCGATTGGAAATCCATTTGGTTTTGATCATACCCTCACTGTTGGAGTCATCAGTGGGCTGAACCGAGACATTTTCAGTCAAGCTGGAGTCACAATTAGCGGTGGAATTCAAACAGATGCAGCCATCAATCCCGGGAACAG TGGAGGACCCCTATTGGATTCCAAAGGAAATTTAATAGGGATTAACACTGCAATATTTACGCAAACTG GAACTTCAGCAGGGGTAGGGTTTGCCATTCAATCCTCAACTGTAGCCAAGATTGTCCCCCAACTAATTCAATTTGGCAAA GCTTTTCGAGCTGGTTTGAATATAGAGATTGCTCCTGATCTGATTGCAAATCAGCTCAATGTTCGATATGGAGCTCTTGTTCTACAG GTACCGGGAAACAGTGTGGCTGCCAAAGCAGGGCTACTTCCGACCACAAGGGGCTTCGCCGGTAGCATTGTACTCGGGGATATCATTGTAGCAGTTGACAACAAACCT GTAAAAAACAAAGCAGAATTGTACAAAGCATTGGATGACTATAATGTTGGTGAccaagtaattttaaagattCAGAGGGCCAGTGACAGTTTGGAGCTTCCTATAACTTTAGAGGAAAAGAGTTCATAA